One part of the Lachnospiraceae bacterium JLR.KK002 genome encodes these proteins:
- a CDS encoding ribosomal L7Ae/L30e/S12e/Gadd45 family protein: MQQDKILSMLGLAAKAGKIASGEFSTEKAVKSHQAFLVIISAEASENTKKMFRNMCSYYHVPMYLYAPKETLGHAIGKQYRASLAVLDEGFAANLIEKLKIADVTE, from the coding sequence TTGCAGCAAGATAAGATTCTGTCCATGCTTGGGCTGGCGGCGAAAGCGGGGAAAATAGCAAGCGGAGAGTTTTCCACAGAAAAGGCGGTGAAATCCCATCAGGCATTTCTTGTGATTATTTCTGCGGAAGCTTCGGAAAATACGAAAAAAATGTTTCGAAATATGTGTTCTTATTATCATGTTCCAATGTATCTGTACGCTCCGAAAGAGACATTGGGCCATGCCATCGGCAAACAGTATCGCGCCAGTCTTGCAGTATTGGATGAAGGATTTGCCGCAAACCTGATAGAAAAGTTGAAAATAGCAGATGTAACGGAATAA
- the infB gene encoding translation initiation factor IF-2, with amino-acid sequence MAKVRIYEIANELNIQSKDVIEFLKEKNIVKKTASSAIEDDVIDMVKKKFNGGKADSPKTETEKKKEESSKNIQAKGAAPENETKKGDAARPVKAEADKPETGKQETERPRKKSSITAVFNPQNSKTAPRRPARPQGERNNRPQGERGARPQGERNNRPQGDRPVRPQNGEKNIRAQEERGARPQGERNNRPQGDRPARPQGERNNRPQGERNNRPQGDRPARPQGERGTRPQGERNNRPQGDRPARPQGDRNSRSQGDRNNRPFQNGRPGQKNRFEQEIHKMNQNAPSSSMEETRGKESRERDNRKGGNQRHEKELMGRKKERFDNLEKKTRGKKPQQPQQPQKKEEETIKTITIPEKLTIRELADRMKIQPSVIIKKLFLQGNIVTVNSEIDFAAAEEIALEFNCICEQEEKIDVIAELLKEEEEDVSVQEKRPPVVCVMGHVDHGKTSLLDAIRDTHVIDREAGGITQHIGAYMVECNGEKITFLDTPGHEAFTAMRMRGANATDIAILVVAADDGVMPQTVEAISHAKAAGVEIIVAINKIDKPSANVERVKQELAEYELIPEDWGGSTIFVPVSAHSHEGIDTLLEMILLTAEICELKANPSRNARGLVIEAQLDKGRGSVATILVQKGTLKVGQPVACGSCYGKVRAMIDDKGRRVKEAGPSTPVEILGLNNVPNAGEIFVCTDSEKEAKSFADTFISEGREKMLEETKSRMSLDDLFSQIQSGNIKELPIIVKADVQGSVEAVKQSLVKLSNEEVVVKVIHGGVGAINESDVSLASASNAIIIGFNVRPDATAKATAEREGVDMRLYKVIYNAIEDVQAAMKGMLDPVFEEKVLGHAEVRQIFKASGVGNIAGSYVLDGVFQRGCKIRISRGEEQIFEGNLASLKRFKDDVKEVKAGYECGLVFEGFNDIQELDVVEAYTMVEVPR; translated from the coding sequence ATGGCAAAAGTCAGAATATATGAAATTGCAAATGAATTGAACATACAATCTAAAGACGTAATCGAATTTCTGAAGGAGAAAAATATAGTAAAAAAGACGGCAAGCAGTGCCATAGAAGATGATGTAATTGATATGGTAAAAAAGAAATTTAACGGGGGAAAAGCAGACAGTCCGAAAACGGAAACAGAAAAGAAAAAAGAAGAATCGTCCAAAAATATCCAGGCGAAAGGGGCAGCGCCTGAGAATGAAACGAAAAAAGGAGATGCAGCCAGACCAGTGAAAGCAGAAGCCGATAAACCGGAAACAGGAAAACAGGAAACAGAACGTCCCAGAAAAAAATCCAGTATCACTGCTGTGTTTAATCCCCAGAACAGCAAGACTGCACCGAGACGTCCGGCAAGGCCGCAGGGAGAGAGAAATAACCGTCCGCAGGGAGAGCGGGGAGCAAGACCGCAGGGAGAGAGAAATAACCGTCCGCAGGGAGACAGACCGGTAAGGCCCCAGAACGGAGAGAAAAATATTCGGGCTCAGGAAGAACGGGGAGCAAGACCGCAGGGAGAGAGAAATAACCGTCCACAGGGAGACAGACCGGCAAGACCGCAGGGAGAGAGAAATAACCGTCCGCAGGGAGAGAGAAATAACCGTCCGCAGGGAGACAGACCGGCAAGACCGCAGGGAGAGCGGGGAACAAGGCCGCAGGGAGAGAGAAATAACCGTCCGCAGGGAGACAGACCGGCAAGACCGCAGGGAGACAGAAACAGCAGGTCCCAGGGAGACCGGAATAACCGTCCGTTCCAGAACGGACGTCCCGGACAGAAAAATCGTTTTGAGCAGGAAATTCATAAGATGAATCAGAATGCGCCATCCTCCTCCATGGAAGAAACCAGAGGGAAGGAAAGCCGGGAGCGTGACAACCGCAAGGGCGGCAATCAGCGGCATGAAAAAGAGCTGATGGGCAGGAAAAAAGAACGGTTTGACAATCTGGAAAAGAAAACCAGAGGCAAAAAGCCTCAGCAGCCCCAGCAGCCTCAGAAGAAAGAGGAAGAGACGATTAAGACGATTACCATTCCGGAAAAACTTACTATCCGGGAGCTGGCGGACCGCATGAAAATCCAGCCTTCTGTGATTATCAAAAAACTGTTTTTACAGGGCAATATCGTAACCGTGAACAGTGAAATTGATTTTGCGGCAGCAGAAGAAATCGCGCTGGAATTCAACTGTATCTGCGAGCAGGAAGAAAAGATAGACGTAATAGCGGAACTGCTGAAAGAGGAAGAAGAAGACGTGTCCGTTCAGGAAAAACGTCCTCCGGTTGTGTGTGTTATGGGACACGTGGATCATGGAAAAACATCCCTGCTGGATGCAATTCGCGATACCCATGTGATTGACCGGGAGGCAGGCGGCATTACCCAGCACATCGGCGCTTATATGGTAGAGTGCAACGGGGAAAAGATTACGTTTCTGGACACACCGGGACACGAGGCATTTACCGCAATGCGTATGCGAGGGGCCAATGCAACAGACATTGCCATCCTGGTAGTGGCTGCAGACGACGGTGTTATGCCCCAGACGGTGGAAGCCATCAGCCATGCCAAAGCGGCAGGCGTGGAAATTATCGTGGCAATTAATAAGATTGATAAGCCCAGCGCCAATGTGGAACGGGTGAAACAGGAACTGGCAGAATATGAGCTGATTCCGGAAGACTGGGGCGGAAGTACTATTTTTGTACCGGTATCCGCACATTCCCATGAGGGAATTGACACACTGCTGGAAATGATTCTGCTGACAGCGGAAATCTGTGAGTTAAAGGCAAATCCCAGCCGGAATGCACGAGGTCTTGTGATTGAGGCCCAGCTTGATAAAGGCCGGGGTTCTGTAGCCACCATTCTGGTTCAGAAGGGAACTTTGAAGGTAGGGCAGCCGGTAGCCTGCGGAAGCTGTTACGGAAAAGTAAGAGCCATGATTGACGACAAGGGCAGGAGAGTGAAAGAAGCAGGGCCTTCCACACCGGTGGAAATATTAGGATTGAATAATGTGCCCAATGCCGGGGAAATCTTTGTATGTACAGATTCGGAAAAAGAGGCCAAGAGCTTTGCGGATACTTTTATTTCCGAGGGACGGGAGAAAATGCTGGAAGAGACAAAATCCAGAATGTCTCTGGATGATCTGTTCTCCCAGATTCAGTCCGGAAATATCAAAGAACTTCCCATTATTGTGAAAGCGGACGTACAGGGTTCCGTGGAAGCGGTAAAGCAGAGTCTTGTAAAACTCTCCAACGAAGAAGTTGTGGTAAAAGTCATCCATGGAGGCGTGGGGGCTATCAACGAGTCCGATGTGAGTCTTGCTTCTGCTTCCAACGCCATTATCATTGGATTTAACGTGCGTCCTGACGCCACTGCAAAAGCGACGGCAGAGCGGGAAGGCGTGGATATGCGTCTGTATAAAGTAATTTACAATGCCATTGAGGATGTACAGGCGGCAATGAAAGGTATGCTTGACCCCGTATTTGAAGAAAAGGTGCTGGGCCATGCGGAAGTGCGCCAGATATTCAAAGCCTCCGGAGTGGGAAATATTGCCGGCTCCTATGTGCTGGACGGTGTGTTCCAGAGAGGCTGCAAGATACGTATTTCCAGAGGAGAAGAACAGATTTTCGAAGGGAATCTGGCATCTCTGAAGCGGTTTAAGGATGACGTGAAGGAAGTAAAAGCGGGCTATGAATGCGGCCTGGTATTTGAGGGCTTCAACGATATTCAGGAACTGGATGTGGTAGAAGCATATACCATGGTGGAAGTGCCCCGTTAG
- the nusA gene encoding transcription termination factor NusA, with protein sequence MNNELLEALNILEKEKDISKDTLLEAIENSLITACKNHFGKSDNIKVDINPETCEFHVYAEKTVVEEVEDSVMEISVANARMIDSKYDVGDIVNIEVKSKEFGRIATQNAKNVILQKIREEERKVLFDQYYGKEKDVVTGIVQRYVGKNISINLGKVDAILSENEQVKGEVFQPTERIKLYILEVKSTSKGPKILVSRTHPELVKRLFESEVTEVKEGIVEIKSISREAGSRTKIAVWSNDPDVDPVGACVGLNGARVNAIVNELRGEKIDIINWSDNAAMLIENALSPAKVISVIADAEEKTARVVVPDYQLSLAIGKEGQNARLAARLTGFKIDIKSETQAREAGDFMDYENEYEEYEEDYEAGDYDEAEEYYEEDPDLEYEEESGYEGESGYEEDSEYEGESGYEEDSEYEGESEYEGESEYEEEGNKND encoded by the coding sequence ATGAACAATGAATTATTGGAAGCGTTGAACATACTGGAGAAAGAAAAAGATATCAGCAAAGATACTTTGCTGGAAGCAATAGAAAATTCGCTGATTACCGCATGTAAAAATCATTTTGGCAAATCAGACAATATCAAAGTCGACATCAATCCGGAAACCTGTGAATTCCATGTGTATGCGGAAAAAACAGTGGTGGAGGAAGTGGAAGACAGCGTGATGGAAATCAGCGTTGCCAATGCCAGAATGATTGATTCCAAATATGATGTGGGAGATATCGTCAATATTGAGGTAAAATCCAAAGAATTCGGACGTATTGCCACTCAGAATGCCAAGAATGTGATTCTGCAGAAGATTCGGGAGGAAGAGCGCAAGGTGCTCTTTGACCAGTATTATGGAAAAGAAAAAGATGTGGTAACCGGAATTGTACAGCGGTATGTAGGGAAGAACATCAGTATCAATCTGGGCAAGGTAGACGCTATTTTAAGTGAAAACGAGCAGGTAAAAGGCGAAGTATTCCAGCCTACGGAGAGGATTAAGCTCTATATCCTGGAAGTAAAATCAACCTCCAAGGGTCCGAAAATCCTGGTGTCCAGAACCCATCCGGAACTGGTGAAGCGTCTGTTTGAGTCGGAAGTGACAGAGGTAAAAGAAGGAATTGTGGAAATCAAAAGCATTTCCAGAGAAGCCGGAAGCAGAACCAAGATTGCAGTCTGGAGCAATGACCCGGATGTGGACCCGGTAGGGGCCTGTGTGGGGCTGAACGGAGCCAGGGTAAACGCCATTGTCAATGAACTGCGGGGAGAGAAAATCGACATTATCAACTGGAGCGATAATGCGGCAATGCTGATTGAAAATGCGTTAAGCCCTGCAAAAGTAATTTCCGTTATTGCAGATGCGGAAGAAAAGACAGCCAGAGTGGTGGTGCCGGATTACCAGTTATCTCTGGCAATCGGAAAAGAAGGGCAGAACGCAAGACTTGCCGCAAGGCTGACCGGATTTAAGATTGACATTAAAAGTGAGACTCAGGCAAGAGAAGCCGGAGACTTTATGGATTATGAAAATGAATATGAGGAATACGAAGAAGATTATGAAGCCGGCGATTACGATGAGGCGGAAGAATATTACGAGGAAGATCCTGATTTAGAATATGAAGAAGAATCCGGGTATGAGGGAGAGTCAGGATACGAAGAAGATTCTGAGTATGAGGGAGAATCCGGATATGAAGAAGATTCTGAGTACGAGGGAGAATCCGAATATGAGGGAGAATCTGAATACGAAGAAGAGGGGAATAAAAATGACTAA
- a CDS encoding YlxR family protein, which translates to MTKKIPMRQCVGCGEMRSKKELLRVIRTGEDEILLDVTGKKNGRGAYLCPGRECLEKALKGKGLERSLKISIPEEIIENLTKEMEAIAAR; encoded by the coding sequence ATGACTAAAAAGATTCCCATGCGCCAGTGTGTGGGCTGCGGTGAAATGAGAAGCAAGAAGGAACTTCTGCGGGTCATCCGAACCGGAGAAGATGAAATTCTTCTGGATGTCACCGGAAAGAAGAACGGGAGAGGCGCCTATCTCTGTCCCGGCAGAGAATGTCTTGAAAAGGCTCTGAAAGGAAAGGGACTGGAACGTTCTCTGAAAATATCCATACCGGAAGAAATAATCGAAAATCTGACAAAGGAGATGGAAGCCATTGCAGCAAGATAA
- a CDS encoding sugar ABC transporter permease, with protein MKKSINKVSERRAAYLFVIPAVALLAAFLIYPSLQTIRYAFTDYNIMRPDRIVFCGFNNFAELFQDEDFWIAVKNTLYFTVLVVPFQTILALALALLISSRRKGVSVFRAAYFSPQVTSMVVVAILWTVMYNSSPDSGLLNALLVKLGLEPCGFLNDPKTAMNSIIFMSAWQGAGYQMMIFLAGLQGISREQYEAASIDGAGKIQSFFYVTLPGLKSVIQYVVMITVIQAMKLFTQPYVMTKGGPQNSTRTLVYYIYEQGFQKRNFGYACAVAAVFFVIVISLSLGMKKIIKAE; from the coding sequence ATGAAGAAATCCATCAATAAAGTAAGTGAAAGAAGAGCGGCGTATCTTTTCGTGATTCCGGCCGTAGCTTTGCTGGCAGCATTTTTAATTTATCCGTCTCTGCAGACCATTCGGTATGCCTTTACGGATTATAATATTATGCGTCCGGATCGGATTGTGTTCTGCGGGTTTAATAATTTTGCAGAACTGTTTCAGGATGAAGATTTTTGGATTGCGGTAAAAAATACCCTTTATTTTACAGTTCTGGTGGTGCCGTTTCAGACGATTCTGGCATTGGCCCTGGCTCTTTTGATTTCCTCCAGGAGAAAAGGCGTGTCTGTGTTTCGGGCAGCGTATTTCAGCCCGCAGGTAACTTCTATGGTAGTTGTGGCAATCCTCTGGACGGTCATGTATAATTCCAGCCCGGACAGCGGTTTGTTAAATGCGTTGCTGGTAAAGCTGGGACTGGAACCCTGCGGATTTCTGAACGACCCGAAAACGGCGATGAATTCCATTATTTTTATGTCTGCATGGCAGGGTGCCGGATACCAGATGATGATCTTCCTGGCCGGACTGCAGGGGATTTCCAGAGAGCAGTATGAAGCGGCTTCCATCGACGGTGCGGGGAAAATACAGAGCTTCTTCTATGTGACTCTTCCGGGTCTTAAGAGCGTTATTCAGTATGTGGTAATGATTACCGTAATCCAGGCTATGAAACTCTTTACTCAGCCTTATGTTATGACAAAAGGCGGTCCTCAGAATTCTACCCGTACGCTGGTGTATTATATTTATGAACAGGGCTTCCAGAAGCGGAATTTCGGATACGCCTGTGCGGTGGCGGCTGTTTTCTTTGTAATTGTTATCAGCCTTTCACTGGGAATGAAGAAAATTATCAAAGCGGAATAG
- the rimP gene encoding ribosome maturation factor RimP produces the protein MSGKKTYEQRTEELLLPIIEEYQFELVDVEYVKEGGNWYLRAYIDKEGGITVDDCEIVSRRMSDLLDEQDFIEESYIFEVSSPGLGRPLKKEKDFKRSLGKEVEIRTYRAIEKEKEFYGVLKSYDKTTVTIEVENQEEKVFAKTDIALIRLAFDF, from the coding sequence ATGTCAGGAAAGAAAACTTACGAGCAGCGTACCGAAGAACTGCTGCTTCCGATTATAGAAGAGTATCAGTTTGAACTGGTGGATGTGGAGTATGTGAAGGAAGGCGGAAACTGGTATCTGAGAGCCTACATTGATAAAGAAGGCGGAATTACCGTGGACGACTGTGAAATTGTCAGCAGACGAATGAGCGACTTGCTGGATGAGCAGGATTTTATTGAGGAATCCTATATTTTTGAAGTGAGCTCTCCGGGGCTGGGAAGGCCTCTGAAGAAAGAGAAGGATTTTAAGAGAAGTCTGGGGAAAGAAGTGGAAATCAGGACTTACCGGGCTATCGAGAAAGAAAAAGAATTTTACGGCGTCTTAAAATCATATGATAAAACTACGGTAACCATAGAAGTGGAGAATCAGGAAGAAAAGGTGTTTGCAAAGACAGACATTGCATTAATCCGTCTGGCTTTCGATTTTTAA
- a CDS encoding glycoside hydrolase family 32 protein, protein MNTGDYTMLEIFAEALQSGGKIRLLSGGGRQQEVFAKSRNLSTLKQSSVPENCQEIPVESGYYRWLRIPVEQETEYEILCEGCRVSLCYLSGCEHILETGVCYLEQEKENGRFIKGSQKEQYDSPVREAYHFSPWKNWLNDPNGLCWFQGYYHLFFQFNPHSQQWSQMYWGHAASKDLVHWVHLPVVLEPQEEILKNPEQFKGGAFSGSAVVYGNEAVFFLTRSSGPHIDSAKTLQQQWMAKSGDMLHFTEEKLVIDRPPQGASFDFRDPKVIRAEGKWYMVLGSALEEKAAVLLYESEDLEHWSYFGPLLVEQENGIRCMECPDFMELDGKALVIGALMQHRDAGGRYQMCRYYTGEFQNGIFTEEDRGWFDFGGNCYAMQSFEHEGRRISIGWIADFYEEHLELENGACGSMTIPREMHIRGSRLYLTPVKEMESLKAECLYRGHGENVCLEEIHPNVYKAELEFENNIPFSVRLGGDTARKILLVYDEKGLHLETKGVKSEHVLFPAEVDKVEKLEIFTDRRTVEIYVNDGEAVGTKLFYDIRDSGCFILHTEMPACIKKVEIFRMKSIWE, encoded by the coding sequence ATGAATACGGGAGATTATACAATGCTGGAGATATTTGCAGAAGCATTGCAGTCGGGCGGAAAAATCCGTTTGCTTTCCGGAGGAGGCAGACAGCAGGAGGTTTTTGCAAAAAGCAGAAATCTGTCGACATTAAAGCAGAGTTCCGTTCCGGAGAACTGTCAGGAAATACCGGTGGAATCCGGATATTACAGATGGCTCAGAATACCGGTGGAGCAGGAAACAGAGTATGAAATCCTCTGCGAAGGATGTAGGGTTTCTCTCTGTTATCTCAGCGGCTGCGAACATATTCTGGAAACCGGGGTCTGTTATCTGGAACAGGAAAAGGAGAACGGAAGATTTATAAAAGGCAGTCAGAAGGAACAGTATGATTCCCCTGTACGGGAGGCATATCACTTTTCCCCCTGGAAAAACTGGCTCAATGATCCTAACGGGCTGTGCTGGTTTCAGGGATATTACCATTTGTTTTTCCAGTTCAATCCCCACAGCCAGCAGTGGTCTCAGATGTACTGGGGTCATGCGGCAAGTAAAGATCTGGTTCACTGGGTTCATCTTCCGGTTGTGCTGGAGCCGCAGGAAGAGATACTGAAGAATCCGGAACAATTCAAAGGAGGCGCATTTTCCGGCTCTGCCGTAGTATATGGAAATGAAGCGGTATTTTTTCTGACCCGGAGCAGCGGTCCTCATATTGACAGTGCGAAAACACTACAGCAGCAGTGGATGGCAAAGAGTGGAGATATGCTGCATTTTACGGAAGAAAAGCTGGTGATTGACAGGCCGCCTCAGGGAGCGTCTTTTGATTTCAGAGATCCAAAAGTAATACGGGCAGAAGGAAAATGGTATATGGTTCTGGGAAGCGCTCTGGAAGAAAAAGCGGCTGTTTTGCTGTATGAATCCGAAGATCTGGAACACTGGAGTTATTTCGGTCCGCTGCTTGTGGAACAGGAAAACGGTATCCGCTGTATGGAGTGTCCCGATTTTATGGAGTTGGACGGGAAAGCTCTGGTAATCGGAGCATTGATGCAGCATCGTGATGCCGGAGGCAGATATCAGATGTGCAGATATTATACAGGGGAGTTTCAAAACGGTATATTTACGGAAGAAGACAGAGGATGGTTTGATTTCGGCGGCAATTGTTACGCAATGCAGAGTTTTGAGCACGAGGGCCGCAGAATCAGCATTGGATGGATTGCTGATTTTTATGAGGAACATCTGGAACTTGAAAACGGAGCCTGCGGAAGCATGACGATTCCCAGAGAAATGCATATCCGGGGCAGCCGATTGTATCTTACGCCGGTTAAGGAAATGGAATCTCTGAAAGCAGAGTGCCTGTACCGGGGACATGGAGAGAATGTCTGTCTGGAAGAAATTCATCCCAATGTGTATAAGGCAGAACTGGAATTTGAGAATAACATTCCATTTTCTGTCCGGCTGGGCGGAGATACGGCACGGAAGATTCTGCTTGTTTATGATGAGAAAGGACTGCATCTGGAAACAAAAGGGGTAAAAAGCGAACATGTTCTGTTTCCGGCGGAGGTGGATAAAGTGGAAAAGCTGGAAATTTTTACGGACCGCAGGACGGTGGAAATTTATGTAAATGACGGCGAAGCAGTGGGAACAAAATTATTTTATGATATCCGGGACAGCGGGTGTTTTATATTGCATACGGAGATGCCGGCATGTATTAAAAAGGTGGAAATATTCCGCATGAAATCCATATGGGAGTGA
- a CDS encoding sugar ABC transporter substrate-binding protein: MRKRVIAALLAAAVASGMCTLTGCGGAKERVNEDGESVITVWSPSDEPAIEEWWVEKIEAFNHAHEGEIELRREAIVRADSYAYEDKVNAAITSNDLPDILYVDGPNVSIYAANEIILPLDDFFSEEEWSDFFDSSRQQNTYDGKIYAAGATESSVALYYNKDMLDEAGISVPERKEDAWTWSEYYDAAKKLTKDGVVGTNIIMDKGEGLSYVLEQFWISNGTDFVNEDGSSANGWLNSPEGVEAAEFLNSLIRDGYANIDPVQKEFHNGKAATMLGGSWEVATLEKDYPDLNWGVTWFPVADEDGVLTSPTGDWAAAVTKNVQDMDAVREVMRFLFSEENVTTYAQAISKPPTRISSYDVLTEYNEYPRSIFKEQLMETGHPRPRTPSYSVLTAEFAEAMLNIFTGVDAQEALDAAAAATDKDYKKYYGKD, from the coding sequence ATGCGAAAAAGAGTAATTGCGGCATTACTTGCAGCTGCAGTGGCGTCAGGTATGTGTACCCTTACCGGCTGCGGCGGAGCGAAGGAGCGGGTAAACGAAGACGGGGAATCGGTAATTACCGTATGGAGCCCCAGTGACGAGCCGGCGATTGAAGAATGGTGGGTGGAGAAAATTGAAGCCTTCAATCATGCCCACGAGGGGGAAATTGAGCTGCGCAGGGAAGCCATTGTACGTGCGGATTCCTATGCATATGAAGATAAGGTCAATGCGGCCATAACCTCCAACGATTTACCGGATATCCTGTATGTGGACGGACCGAATGTATCTATTTATGCGGCAAATGAAATAATTCTTCCCCTGGATGATTTCTTTTCCGAGGAAGAATGGAGTGATTTTTTTGATTCCTCCAGACAGCAGAATACTTATGACGGAAAAATTTATGCGGCAGGTGCAACGGAAAGCTCCGTGGCATTGTACTACAATAAGGATATGCTGGATGAAGCAGGGATTTCCGTGCCGGAGCGCAAAGAAGATGCCTGGACCTGGAGTGAATATTATGATGCGGCAAAAAAACTTACAAAAGACGGAGTAGTGGGAACCAATATTATTATGGATAAGGGAGAAGGCCTCTCCTATGTGCTGGAACAGTTCTGGATTTCCAACGGGACGGATTTTGTCAATGAAGACGGAAGTTCCGCCAATGGATGGCTGAACAGCCCGGAAGGTGTGGAAGCGGCAGAATTTTTAAACAGCCTGATTCGGGATGGGTATGCCAATATTGACCCTGTTCAGAAGGAATTCCATAACGGTAAAGCGGCAACCATGCTGGGCGGTTCCTGGGAAGTGGCAACGCTGGAAAAGGATTATCCGGATTTGAACTGGGGCGTTACCTGGTTTCCGGTGGCCGACGAAGACGGGGTTCTTACTTCTCCTACCGGCGACTGGGCAGCGGCTGTTACAAAAAATGTTCAGGACATGGATGCTGTCAGAGAGGTGATGCGTTTTCTGTTTTCAGAGGAAAATGTAACTACTTATGCGCAGGCGATTTCAAAGCCTCCTACCAGGATTTCCAGTTATGACGTATTGACGGAATACAATGAGTATCCTCGCTCCATTTTTAAAGAACAGCTGATGGAAACCGGGCATCCAAGGCCGAGAACGCCTTCTTACAGCGTACTGACGGCAGAATTTGCAGAAGCAATGCTGAATATTTTTACCGGCGTAGATGCGCAGGAAGCCCTGGATGCAGCCGCAGCAGCCACAGATAAAGATTATAAAAAATATTATGGGAAAGATTAA
- a CDS encoding YesL family protein produces MEGAFHLEGRVFRILEKAFALIKLNFLWMVCSLPLITGGAALCALHVMAVKILKDEEGYVFRGFWKVYREKMKLSLKLWIPFFTGGVVLCLDYLFWRNTEGDFAGAMRGFICVLSGLWFVLAIYIFPLAARMDTKAGVTWRNGILLMFKYLPQSLYLLFFTVLFLTAGLLWTPVFYVVLLAGGSLLAVVHGKMLLWIFEKEKIL; encoded by the coding sequence ATGGAAGGAGCGTTTCATTTGGAAGGCAGAGTATTTCGGATTTTGGAAAAAGCATTTGCACTGATAAAACTGAATTTTTTGTGGATGGTATGTTCGCTTCCTCTGATAACAGGAGGGGCCGCCCTCTGCGCCCTGCATGTCATGGCAGTAAAGATTCTGAAAGATGAGGAGGGTTATGTGTTTCGGGGTTTTTGGAAAGTGTATCGGGAAAAGATGAAATTGTCTCTGAAATTATGGATTCCTTTTTTTACCGGAGGAGTTGTCCTGTGTCTGGATTATCTGTTCTGGAGGAATACTGAAGGAGATTTTGCCGGAGCTATGAGGGGATTTATCTGTGTTTTGTCCGGTCTGTGGTTTGTGCTGGCAATTTATATCTTTCCCCTTGCTGCGAGAATGGATACAAAGGCAGGAGTGACCTGGCGCAATGGGATTTTGCTGATGTTTAAGTATCTGCCTCAGTCTCTGTATCTTTTGTTTTTTACGGTTCTGTTTCTTACTGCCGGACTTCTGTGGACGCCTGTATTTTATGTGGTTTTGCTGGCCGGAGGTTCGCTGCTGGCAGTGGTTCATGGGAAGATGCTGCTGTGGATATTTGAGAAAGAAAAGATTTTATAA
- a CDS encoding carbohydrate ABC transporter permease: MTKRKTFENIVFYLGNTLVALIFVSPLIWMISSSLKPESEIFKGLNSMSTFFPKGASLNNYIEVFQRINMWKFIGNSLFYVLIIIVLDLLVNSICGYALAKFEFRGKSLLLTLVISLMVFPAEAIMLPMYREMADLGWINSWASLIVPFVAKCFSIYMFRQFFLGIPDELLEAASIDGCGPVRTFFKVVMSISGTVYATIFILDFVAHWNDFMWPLLVVTGEEKRTIQLAIQTFFGSKPINYGPIMASLTISAIPMLIMFIFLQKYYVEGIASTGIKG; this comes from the coding sequence ATGACGAAGAGAAAAACATTTGAAAATATTGTGTTTTATCTTGGCAATACATTGGTTGCACTGATTTTTGTATCGCCTCTTATATGGATGATTTCGTCTTCCTTAAAGCCGGAATCGGAGATTTTTAAGGGATTGAATTCAATGTCCACCTTTTTCCCAAAAGGGGCTTCCCTTAACAATTATATAGAAGTATTTCAGAGAATCAATATGTGGAAATTTATCGGGAACAGCCTGTTTTATGTGTTGATTATTATTGTCCTGGACCTTCTGGTGAATTCCATTTGCGGGTATGCGCTGGCGAAATTTGAATTTCGGGGAAAAAGTCTCCTGCTGACCCTTGTTATCAGTCTGATGGTATTTCCGGCAGAGGCGATTATGCTTCCCATGTATCGGGAGATGGCGGATTTGGGCTGGATTAATTCCTGGGCCTCTCTGATTGTACCTTTTGTAGCAAAATGTTTCAGTATCTATATGTTCCGCCAGTTTTTTCTGGGCATACCGGATGAATTGCTGGAAGCAGCTTCCATCGACGGCTGCGGTCCGGTACGGACATTTTTCAAAGTGGTAATGTCCATATCAGGAACTGTGTATGCCACGATTTTTATTCTGGATTTTGTGGCTCACTGGAATGACTTTATGTGGCCGCTGCTGGTAGTGACGGGAGAAGAAAAACGTACCATTCAGCTGGCAATCCAGACCTTTTTCGGTTCCAAACCCATCAATTACGGGCCCATTATGGCGTCCCTTACTATTTCTGCCATTCCGATGCTGATTATGTTTATCTTCCTGCAGAAATACTATGTGGAAGGTATTGCATCTACAGGAATTAAGGGCTAA